One Campylobacter pinnipediorum subsp. caledonicus genomic window carries:
- a CDS encoding flagellin B has product MSFRINTNVNAMNSHANAVGNNRNLANSLGRLSSGLRIQTAADDASGLAIADSLRSQASALGQAIANGNDAIGIIQVADKAMDEQLKILDTIKVKATQAAQDGQTTRSRQALQADIVRLMEELDNIGNSTSFNGQQLLNGTFSNKEFQIGAYSNQTVKASIGATTSDKIGLTRFESSKLITATGKGAVSLTFINVDGINNVKVAATELSYGLGKGIGALAENINKVADQSGVRATFDVTIIASKAITAGSIVSLNINGVKIGDLDVKDNDSNGTLVNAINTVKDQTGVEASIDPQGKLVLTSRDGRAIKISGGANGGKAIGKRLGVSEKISLSSQMFIGRLNLVRLDGRDIKVKSDDNSGKFSVAFTAAADGSGGNQKSVSLREIKGQIASDTAAAMGFQRMSKAAMTSAQAAGVMTLRGAMAVMDIAESAQRTLDFIRSDLGSVQNQLVATVNNITVTQVNVKSAESQIRDVDFAAESANFSKYNILAQSGSYAMSQANSVQQNVLKLLQ; this is encoded by the coding sequence ATGAGCTTTAGAATTAATACAAACGTTAATGCTATGAACTCACATGCTAATGCAGTTGGTAACAACAGAAACTTAGCTAACTCACTAGGTAGACTTTCATCAGGTTTGAGAATTCAAACAGCAGCAGATGATGCTTCTGGTCTAGCTATTGCAGATAGTTTAAGATCACAAGCAAGTGCTTTAGGCCAAGCTATAGCAAATGGTAATGATGCTATAGGTATCATACAAGTAGCTGATAAAGCTATGGATGAGCAACTTAAAATACTTGATACTATCAAAGTAAAAGCTACTCAAGCAGCTCAAGATGGTCAAACAACAAGATCAAGACAAGCACTACAAGCTGACATAGTAAGACTTATGGAAGAACTAGATAACATAGGTAACTCTACATCATTTAACGGTCAACAACTACTAAATGGAACATTCTCAAATAAAGAGTTTCAAATAGGTGCATACTCAAACCAAACAGTAAAAGCAAGTATTGGTGCTACTACATCTGATAAGATAGGTTTAACTAGGTTTGAGAGTAGTAAGCTGATAACAGCAACAGGAAAAGGCGCTGTTAGCTTAACATTTATAAACGTTGATGGTATAAACAATGTAAAAGTTGCAGCAACAGAACTATCTTATGGTCTTGGTAAAGGTATCGGTGCTTTAGCTGAAAACATAAACAAAGTAGCAGATCAAAGTGGTGTAAGGGCTACATTTGATGTAACCATTATAGCTAGTAAAGCTATTACTGCTGGATCTATAGTCTCGTTAAATATAAACGGTGTTAAGATAGGTGACCTTGATGTAAAAGATAATGACTCAAATGGAACACTAGTAAATGCTATAAATACTGTAAAAGATCAAACAGGAGTAGAAGCATCTATAGATCCACAAGGTAAGCTTGTGTTGACAAGTCGTGATGGTCGTGCTATAAAAATTTCTGGTGGAGCAAATGGTGGCAAAGCAATCGGTAAACGTTTAGGTGTATCAGAAAAAATTTCGCTAAGCTCACAAATGTTTATAGGTCGCCTTAACCTTGTTCGTCTTGATGGTAGGGATATAAAAGTTAAAAGCGATGATAATAGTGGTAAATTTTCTGTAGCATTTACTGCTGCTGCTGATGGTAGTGGTGGAAATCAAAAATCTGTCTCTCTTAGAGAGATAAAAGGACAGATAGCATCAGACACAGCTGCCGCTATGGGATTTCAACGTATGTCTAAAGCCGCTATGACCTCTGCCCAAGCAGCAGGTGTTATGACACTACGTGGTGCTATGGCTGTTATGGATATAGCTGAGTCAGCTCAAAGAACACTAGACTTTATTAGATCTGACCTTGGTTCTGTTCAAAACCAACTAGTAGCTACTGTAAATAACATAACAGTAACACAAGTAAATGTTAAATCAGCAGAATCACAAATAAGAGATGTAGACTTTGCAGCAGAATCAGCAAACTTCTCAAAATACAACATACTAGCTCAATCAGGCTCTTATGCTATGAGTCAAGCTAATAGTGTTCAACAAAACGTATTAAAATTACTTCAGTAA
- a CDS encoding nucleotidyltransferase family protein translates to MSVLTKEEILKYLAQIKPQLQEDGIKEIGLFGSYAKGYADENSDIDIVIFADKIGFLDRLDVYGILEYLEKLKAKISAKFHKSVDICDYYNKERLYNNKITKGAIFV, encoded by the coding sequence ATGTCTGTTTTGACAAAAGAAGAGATACTTAAATATTTAGCTCAAATAAAGCCACAGCTTCAAGAAGATGGTATCAAGGAAATAGGACTTTTTGGAAGCTATGCTAAAGGATATGCAGATGAGAACTCGGATATTGATATAGTTATTTTTGCAGATAAGATAGGTTTTCTAGATAGGCTTGATGTTTATGGTATACTTGAATATTTAGAAAAATTAAAGGCAAAAATTTCAGCTAAATTTCACAAATCTGTTGATATTTGTGATTATTACAATAAAGAAAGACTATATAACAACAAGATTACAAAAGGAGCTATTTTTGTCTAG
- a CDS encoding helix-turn-helix domain-containing protein: MGTISFDSVFNEMIKDEEFKKEYEALIPEFELKKQLIKARIKSNMTQTQIAKKMNMKQSNLARFEQSIDSKFSTILRYAKAVGLKELTISIQ; the protein is encoded by the coding sequence ATGGGAACAATTAGTTTTGATAGTGTATTTAACGAGATGATAAAAGATGAAGAGTTTAAAAAAGAGTATGAAGCTTTGATACCAGAGTTTGAATTAAAAAAACAACTTATAAAAGCTAGAATCAAAAGTAATATGACACAAACTCAAATTGCCAAAAAGATGAATATGAAACAGTCAAATTTGGCTAGATTTGAACAATCAATAGACTCAAAATTTAGCACGATTTTAAGATATGCTAAGGCGGTAGGGCTTAAAGAGCTTACAATTTCTATACAATAA
- a CDS encoding type II toxin-antitoxin system RelE/ParE family toxin — protein MWSIDFVNQKAVDEFLGIPKNIRSRLTHIFELLKIQGNQLGEPHTKSLQDGFFEIRAKSSEGIARSIYCYQKGKQILILISVVKKKDKLPKSIMQIAKYRLKEFENGNN, from the coding sequence ATGTGGAGCATAGACTTTGTTAATCAAAAGGCGGTTGATGAATTTTTAGGAATACCTAAAAATATAAGGTCTAGATTAACTCATATCTTTGAGCTTTTAAAAATACAAGGAAACCAACTTGGCGAACCACATACAAAAAGTTTACAGGATGGGTTTTTTGAAATAAGAGCAAAATCAAGTGAAGGTATAGCACGAAGTATTTATTGTTATCAAAAAGGAAAACAAATTTTAATACTTATAAGTGTAGTTAAGAAAAAAGATAAACTACCAAAATCAATAATGCAAATAGCAAAGTATAGATTAAAGGAATTTGAAAATGGGAACAATTAG
- a CDS encoding HepT-like ribonuclease domain-containing protein, which yields MSSKVVYRLCLAIEKIDQIFDICEEKGTVEALKDEKLAKPAIMKHFDVIHQQFEKMEKAQEYKTLSRFDQKDLKGIRSIRNWSSHDYDNIENEIIEKIIREILPNFKKSIQKVLKETKKDLQKD from the coding sequence TTGTCTAGTAAAGTAGTATATAGATTGTGTTTAGCTATAGAAAAAATAGATCAAATATTTGATATTTGTGAAGAAAAAGGCACGGTTGAAGCATTAAAAGATGAAAAACTTGCAAAACCAGCTATAATGAAACACTTTGATGTCATTCATCAGCAATTTGAAAAAATGGAAAAAGCACAAGAGTATAAAACATTAAGTAGATTTGATCAAAAAGATTTAAAGGGAATAAGAAGTATTAGAAATTGGTCTTCGCATGATTATGACAACATAGAAAACGAAATCATAGAAAAAATTATTCGTGAAATATTGCCAAATTTTAAAAAAAGCATACAAAAAGTTTTAAAAGAAACTAAAAAAGATTTGCAAAAAGATTGA
- a CDS encoding flagellin B — MSFRINTNVNAMNSHANAVGNNRNLANSLGRLSSGLRIQTAADDASGLAIADSLRSQASALGQAIANGNDAIGIIQVADKAMDEQLKILDTIKVKATQAAQDGQTTRSRQALQADIVRLMEELDNIGNSTSFNGQQLLNGTFSNKEFQIGAYSNQTVKASIGATTSDKIGLTRFESSKFITAAGKVTLTFINVDGINNVKVAGTVISTGLGTGLGALAENINKVADQTGVRASFDVTWIGGVAVRDGNMKDLKINGVNIGDLEVKANDSNGTLVNAINSVKDQTGVEASIDPQGRLRLTSRDGRVISATASGDNGGKISAVFGYNGKAENMPASDLSKGFIGRLNLVRLDGRDIKISGGANGKNNGAFSTAFSKATTESNGGAEASVSLREIKGQINSKTAAAMGFHRMSGNAMTSAQAAGVMTLRGAMAVMDIAESAQRTLDFIRSDLGSVQNQLVATVNNITVTQVNVKSAESQIRDVDFAAESANFSKYNILAQSGSYAMSQANSVQQNVLKLLQ, encoded by the coding sequence ATGAGCTTTAGAATTAATACAAACGTTAATGCTATGAACTCACATGCTAATGCAGTTGGTAACAACAGAAACTTAGCTAACTCACTAGGTAGACTTTCATCAGGTTTGAGAATTCAAACAGCAGCAGATGATGCTTCTGGTCTAGCGATAGCAGATAGCTTAAGATCACAAGCAAGTGCTTTAGGTCAAGCTATAGCAAATGGTAATGATGCTATAGGTATCATACAAGTAGCTGATAAAGCTATGGATGAGCAACTTAAAATACTTGATACTATCAAAGTAAAAGCTACTCAAGCAGCTCAAGATGGTCAAACTACAAGATCAAGACAAGCACTACAAGCTGACATAGTAAGACTTATGGAAGAACTAGATAACATAGGTAACTCTACATCATTTAACGGTCAACAACTACTAAATGGAACATTCTCAAATAAAGAGTTTCAAATAGGTGCATACTCAAACCAAACAGTAAAAGCTAGTATTGGTGCTACTACATCTGATAAGATAGGTTTAACTAGGTTTGAGAGTAGTAAGTTTATAACAGCTGCTGGTAAAGTAACACTTACCTTTATAAACGTAGATGGTATAAACAATGTAAAAGTAGCTGGAACTGTTATATCAACAGGTCTTGGAACAGGTCTTGGTGCTTTAGCTGAAAACATCAACAAAGTAGCAGATCAAACAGGTGTAAGGGCTTCATTTGATGTAACATGGATCGGTGGTGTGGCTGTTCGTGATGGAAATATGAAAGATCTTAAAATCAATGGTGTTAACATAGGTGACCTTGAAGTTAAAGCAAACGATAGCAACGGAACACTAGTAAATGCTATAAACTCTGTTAAAGATCAAACAGGTGTAGAAGCTTCTATAGATCCACAAGGAAGACTTAGACTTACTAGTAGAGATGGTAGGGTTATAAGTGCCACGGCTAGCGGAGATAATGGTGGTAAAATATCTGCTGTGTTCGGTTATAATGGTAAAGCTGAAAATATGCCAGCTTCCGATTTAAGTAAAGGTTTTATAGGTCGTTTAAACCTTGTTCGTCTTGATGGTAGAGATATAAAGATAAGTGGTGGCGCAAATGGTAAAAATAATGGTGCTTTTTCTACGGCATTTAGCAAAGCGACAACTGAAAGCAATGGTGGTGCAGAAGCATCAGTATCTCTTAGAGAGATAAAAGGTCAGATAAACTCAAAAACAGCTGCTGCTATGGGCTTTCATAGAATGAGTGGTAATGCTATGACCTCTGCTCAAGCAGCAGGTGTTATGACACTACGTGGTGCTATGGCTGTTATGGATATAGCTGAGTCAGCTCAAAGAACACTAGACTTTATAAGATCTGATCTTGGTTCTGTTCAAAACCAACTAGTAGCTACTGTAAATAACATAACAGTAACACAAGTAAATGTTAAATCAGCAGAATCACAAATAAGAGATGTAGACTTTGCAGCAGAATCAGCAAACTTCTCAAAATACAACATACTAGCTCAATCAGGCTCTTATGCTATGAGTCAAGCTAACAGTGTTCAACAAAACGTATTAAAATTATTACAATAG